The Capsicum annuum cultivar UCD-10X-F1 chromosome 1, UCD10Xv1.1, whole genome shotgun sequence sequence agaatttgccTTGTCAGCAATTTGGGGtgtaaaaaattcactttaaatttGTTAAGGGGGGTATataattgcccgattagtttagggtcttaattaagttttggctacaagtttaggggtgtttcgatgtattatctctttgATATTGTCATAATTTAgagcatttttttttttcttatatattagtTGTCTTTTTTGTTATTGTATATTAGTTATTTTggtttagtattttttaaaagatacatAACTTAACTtaacttcacatattaatatgattattaataaaagtaaatattaattctagttaataaaatgttagtcatttgtttaaaatatattaaatgttattgttaaaacattatttatcaatatggagtttgagttgtttaattgaaagctctaaaatatttttaatgagaAAATTAGataactttttctttctttctttcctttttttttagataatttttttaaacgtATTTCACAATCTTCATTATTACTTAAAGTGaagttgaaatcataaaatttactattaaaatttttaaaatctcaaaatttttagaaaagtaaaataattattttactaatCTTATCCTGAGTAACCCTCAAACTCTTTGGTGTCTTTTTCCATGCCTAAATGTCGAAATTGTTGCCCATCTATCATTCACGAcggttcatcattgtcttcaaaATTCACATggccttttcatattttttttttctttcggtCAACATTCTAATTGCCAAACTCAAGAATACAATTACTAGATGAAAGAGTTAGCAGTGTCTACATTAGCTTGCTTCACTACTATGTTTTTTtcattcttgattttgatatgtctTACTTGAGTAAATAATCTATCGAAAACATCGCCTCTATCTTTACAAGACGAGTAAGACTGTGAACACATCATACGCTCCATACTCAATCTGTCAGATGCACCGAGTATATCGTTATTGTAAATTGTTGGTAGTCGTAGCAGGCGGAGCAATAGCTGAATTCAAACTATTGAATTAAGGGACCATTTGAATTGTGTCCACAAGTATTAATTAATTGGATATACACCACAAGTCCacaatcttcttcttcctcccaTAATCATGAACAAGACTacaagagaagagaaaaaagataggGGTTTAATGATGGTAATGGAGAAGTAGATAGAGAGCTCTATTTTGGCTCCTTTTGACTCTCCACCCCCCTCATTCACATGCACTTGGAACTTGCTTCACCTGTCCTTTTCTACATTACAAAAAATACAATTCCAAGgccttaaatttatttatttatcactaatctttttttttttttatttattttttattttttatgtagtcCAAAATTAATATATTACCTTGTTTCTTTTTCGTCATCGTGGATGATATATCATGTGATATCTTAGCCAATTCTCCAATAAATAGGTTGCCATTTGATTGCAGTTGAGACCATATAAAGCAAAAAACagatgaaaacatgaagaaaagaaagaagtccCCCACCCCAAGCCAACCCACAAAAAAAGGTTGCCATTTAGCATAGATGTTGGTAATGACTTTGTAGATAAACTATCTAATTTGAGTGATTAGTCGATACTAAGGATAAATTAGTTacattatattttcttatatttaatgAATAACTAGGTTCAAAAAGATAAGCATAACCACAAAGGAATGTTACCATATGTTATTATCTTAATGACTATACTAACTTTGTGGATAAATTGATATACTTTTAGTAGGAAATTTGTTATAGTTTAATCACCATTTAAGTAATTTACTCCCATTAAAATAGCTTTCCTTCAATTCTTACAAAACGAGCAAGCTAATTAGTTAAATCCTTGACAAACAATGTGAATATTCTTGGTAATATTAAGAACAAcatataatcagtaacagtttcttgtctgatacaaatatatatttaaattgttTGGGAAAGTTTTGTCTGCTTATTTGTCTTCATAAACATTAGTCAAATTAAATCTTTGACTGCTAAATGGAATTAAACCCAAAAAGGCATTCTTTAACAACTACTAAATCCAACTTTAATCAAGGCAATTGTCTCGTATTTCAAAAATagaattttcttttttacttgttactttaacatatcaagaaaaatcaattatttttttcatggttTGGCCTCatcattaattacttatttttgaaattatttgccAAGATCTAAAACTATATGTCAATCAATATAGGTATTGTAGTACAATATCGTATTAATCATTACTCTATCCGCTcacttttacttatcatattccgtttttcaagagtcaaattatataaattttgactaatattctaaaatatatatttttttaacgtATTAATATGAGAAAGGTTACAACTTTTAATATTTTTCGTATAGTCTTCAAACACCTAAAATTTAACTATAAAATTCtataatctaattcaatttagccTAAAGATTAGTCAAATTAGATCTTGTGAAATGGAACGtgataagtaaaattaaatggaaaaaatatttcttaaagaacatataaaatttaaagtggacaaataaaaataaaaaagagagtaaTACTTTTCTCTGCAATCAATTACTAATTAGCGGTAAATTCCACAGGCCAATGTAATTCaaagtagataaataaaaataaagcgaGAGAGTAATACAGTAGTACTATTTTTCTTTGTAATCAGAGAAAATGGTTAAaagtcctccaacctttacttcAAATTTTAACTACACACTTATATTTTGCGGGGTTCCTatgaccccctgaactattttaaagtggaattattatctcctgaactattttaaagtggaattatcaCCCTCCCGAaaactgacaaccagtcatttgggatatggtgtgatgcacgcgctgccacatcatttttttccttttttactctaaaaatattaattatttcccattttGCTTTTTTCTTCAACCGAATTTCATTTCCTTTCTTCTTCCCCATTTCGCTTTCTTCTTCAACCCAATTTCTTCTTCCCACGTCATTTCCTTTCTTCTTCCCCATTTCCCATTttgcttcattttcttcttcaacccaATTTCATCTTCTTGAGTCAAAGATATAATTCATGGGGAAAAAAAATGGTGGATTAATGAATTCTGGGAAAGAGAAAATCGGAGAAATGagttggaaattatatatggcattGTGGGTTATGCTGAAAATTATATATGGCATTGTGAAATTCAAAGCTTTGAGCTCACCAATAATGACGATCTTGAgcaaaaaaagagaggaaatcgaattttttgaattttttcaagttttttgaatTGAAATTCCTCATCTTtctcattcaagaattcattaattGAAGAAATCTTCTTGTTTTCTTAGTTCAAGTATTTTTTGGTTTCgataataaaatttttcaaattatcaGAAAACACCATTAATGAGTTCTCGCCATTAATAAGTTCAAGAAAGATGAGAAATGAaattggagatgaggaagatgaggaactccattaatgagttcttaaatttttgttctaaaaaaagagaagaagacaTGACGTGACAATTAGAATtcattaagaaaaagtaataattaaaatatttattatactattaaaaataatgacgtgacaattagaaaataaagaatttaaagtgaaaTGGAGTCAACTGACGTGCCCATGGTCACGTCCATTGATAGGTCAATAATTAGGGGTAATAAATtcgataaaaataaatttagaaaggTAATATGTCACCTTTAAAAGTTGAATGTGTAATTAAAATTTCGATTAAAAATTAAAGGGGTAATAGATAATTTTCTCTTATAATCAATCACTAATTAACAATAAATTCCACAAGCCAATGCAACTTCTCTTTCTCCCTTTTGGACTTTGAATGCCTCGACTAAATAAACATCTAGGCTTTGCCTATGTTACATCAATTCGTTAAATTCCAGTATACTCCATTGGTTAGTATAACACGAAATTCTTCAGCTTTTTCCACGGTCGTACTTTTATTATTGAAGGAGTGTAATCATGATATTATCAAAAGGAGGAATGaactaaatttcaaaaaaagtgACCACCAAGTTGCTGTACCACTTGGTATGTAATgcattttcctttcttgtttcACAATTTGATGATATCTAAGTTTCGATAAAGTAACGAAAATGAAAATGGTTTATATGTACTCTTgagcaattttaattttttaaattggatAGTGTTAAATGATCACCAAAATTTGGTTTAAGTttgatcataataataaaaagattatattattctttctttaaaatagataaaattatttaatttttaaagtaaaaaggtaaaaatattcaaaagtcAACTAGTTCATAATATGaacataacttttttttattgtGACAAAAAAATTATAGCCAAAAGGACTTTTCCTTTTAAATTAATTcaagagagttttttttttttttaatctctatCTAATATTTAACAAATTCTGTCTTTTAAATTCTGACGAAATTGCAATTTCTGTTACTATTTTGGTCTATTTTCTAGAGGCCAATTAATGCAATTCTTTTGTAGTGCTGCTTCTGTTATTTCTATGTtcagtccgtttaatttttgtattgtaATTTCTATAATTTGATGAGACTTTCTTGATGTTCctgattaaattatattttttctcaattttcttaaaatttaacaaatgatttttttttagtaCTTGGCACAATGAAAACTCAAAATATGCACTTTTGACAAACTTAAAGAACCAAATCTCCTACtctaataatttcttttttaaaaattgaaaatagtcAGATTTCAATCATTTCATCAAACTAGTTATTTTGGGACTCTTTTCCTCTTGGATTGAGATAGTTATGGAGCTAACATGGTTATGGTGCAGTGAATGAGGCTgtttcactctttattagaggtCAAGAGTTCGACCCTGtatatggagaaaactctgttggaagCGCTGTCACCTTAATGGACTCTGCAACGCGCGATTTAAATTAGTCGAGGCTCAGATTAGAACACCGAATACCTCACGGAAagccgaaaaaaaaaaaaaaaaaaaagagagttatgAAAAAGTCCAAAGAAACATTTGAATTAATCCTATTTGTATTGctcttcctctcttttcttcttcttcttgagatGTGGTTTGGCAACTTTGTTGGCCTTTTGTAATCATGAGGACCTTAGTGTCATCATTGCTGTGGAAAAATATACTCTTTCCCTCTTCCCCTCTTCTTCCTCTCACCATAATCAACTCTTTTCCCCTCATTACTATAAATTATCCATCCTCTTTGCACCTTTTTTCCTCTACTCAAAACTTGATTATTAACTCATAATATATATACTCTTAATTTTCAGTCCCTctccttaaatttttttatagtatTACTTTGTCTCACATTTTAGTTCTCTTATTGAAGATCAAAATGTGCCATGGAGTATCAGATTTAGAGTCATTTCAGACTTCTTGCTACACAGATCTAGTCCATAGGCCAGACCCAGAGCCATCTAAAACAGCCAAGGCACATGTGGTCAGTCTAAGAAGAAGGTTAGTAACTAAGTTTCAGTTATTTTGCATCATCAATTGGTTTACAAATAAGGGGTAATATTAATATATCCTTCATAGCAAGCATGATATATATGTTATGAAAATAGAGTTATAGCCAGTTGTAAATTAATTATGTTAATGACTTACCATAACAGACAACTTCTAATAGCAAGCATGATATGCTAAAATAAGTAACAACATGCTATAAATTATGCTATAGAATAAGTTTAATGTTTGATCAATTGATTTGTCATATGTGTAGGAATGGTGAGAGATTGTCAAAGGAAAGGGCAAAGTTgaggaaattgaagaaaataatgaagatgAAGAACTTGAAGCTCTACATGGAAAACAAAACCATTATtgaagagaatgaaaaattgagaaagcaagctcttcttcttcatcaagaAAACAAAGCCTTGTTCTCTCAGATGCTAATTCAACAAGTTTCTCAAAACCCCAATTAATAACcacaattaataatatatatactagTGACTAAGCTAGTTagcatcatatatatatatatatgataatagagataattaattaattaaatcactATTTAGCTAGAATACACGTAATACCTATCAAGTTATTTTAATACAACCCTCTTCATTGTTATCGATTGATTATTTGtactagtattttatttttgtcatctTGTATTCAATTTCTTATCAAGTGGTGgaataataatttaatactaAAATTTTGAAGGCTTTACTAATTAGTTGAGGAGTGttcatgattaaaaaaaaaagttgagaagtGCTCATGCCGAATGCTGACGACCCATATTTTATGAaatgttttttaatttaatatagatTTGAATAGTGAATTATGTGATTAATTATTGACCcttgaagaaaaaatttatttatacgCTAGGCCTTCATGCGAAAATGTCTAAAAGTTTAGTCAAGTATATGCCTTGCCATCACAAAAAAATGTGTGAACATACCAACCCCAGCCATGACAGTATGTCCAAGATTGAATCGATCACAAAAATCGGTCACAAAATCATTAAAGCAATGACTTAgagcttcaatttttttttttaaaaaatatgttctCTGTATATATAGTTTCAATGAATAGATAATCAATAATTAAGTTGCACTGTGAGTCGTAGAGAGAGAAGCTCTGACTTCTCTCTAGAATTCCACCACCTACAATGAATCCTATTCAATCGGGCCCACCAGATCCTATGGCTCTGGATAATAAT is a genomic window containing:
- the LOC107854309 gene encoding protein LITTLE ZIPPER 1, with protein sequence MCHGVSDLESFQTSCYTDLVHRPDPEPSKTAKAHVVSLRRRNGERLSKERAKLRKLKKIMKMKNLKLYMENKTIIEENEKLRKQALLLHQENKALFSQMLIQQVSQNPN